A stretch of Brassica rapa cultivar Chiifu-401-42 chromosome A08, CAAS_Brap_v3.01, whole genome shotgun sequence DNA encodes these proteins:
- the LOC103833097 gene encoding uncharacterized protein LOC103833097 isoform X2, with protein MPPRKRVVRTQAASASREGGDEHVPPPVPPIDQDALRQMVQDAARQAAHEAVQQAVQEAARVAAQEVVRQMAAAQQGQQVPPVQAQGHQQPPIQPVPPVQVQGQQQPPIQHVPGIFQVPPPAPPVLPGQVPEVVPPILPGQVLEVDETLMRVMRQMKTVDLETFEGTVDPGVAYKWKHRLASCLQTINCPLRLCLNIAEFYLRGDALVWWDGVRSMRDGDMTYEDFLIAFDKKYFPREALHQKRNAFEHLRQGTRSVREYERDFCQLRLFAGNHFDAEDLIRRFLDGMRVDLRGRCSMVTYTSLEDLVEKAAVKEACIAEEQKFFKESQPKSGRSSEQQKRTWEQLGAPSCDKCHRHHFGECVQCFTCGRMGHVSKYCRSRPAEVQGTGKIAAPAAGPGSCFNCGQTGHYFRECPTREHTTLPPPAKRPTIAP; from the coding sequence ATGCCGCCGCGTAAGAGAGTTGTTCGCACTCAGGCCGCCAGTGCTTCTCGAGAGGGTGGAGATGAGCATGTGCCGCCACCAGTTCCACCGATTGATCAGGATGCCCTTAGGCAGATGGTGCAGGATGCTGCTAGACAGGCCGCACATGAGGCAGTTCAGCAAGCTGTCCAGGAGGCTGCTAGAGTAGCTGCACAGGAAGTGGTTAGGCAGATGGCTGCAGCTCAGCAGGGTCAGCAAGTTCCGCCAGTTCAGGCTCAGGGGCATCAGCAGCCCCCTATTCAGCCGGTTCCACCAGTTCAGGTTCAGGGACAGCAGCAACCCCCTATCCAGCATGTTCCAGGGATTTTCCAGGTTCCACCACCAGCGCCACCCGTTCTTCCAGGGCAAGTTCCTGAGGTTGTGCCACCCATTCTTCCAGGGCAGGTTCTTGAGGTTGATGAGACGCTTATGCGGGTAATGAGACAGATGAAAACTGTGGATTTGGAGACTTTTGAGGGAACAGTAGACCCTGGAGTGGCCTATAAGTGGAAGCATAGGCTGGCTTCGTGTCTGCAGACCATCAATTGTCCGTTGCGCCTTTGTCTTAATATCGCAGAGTTTTATCTGCGTGGAGATGCATTAGTATGGTGGGATGGAGTGCGATCGATGCGTGATGGCGACATGACTTATGAGGATTTCCTCATCGCATTCGACAAGAAGTACTTTCCCAGAGAAGCGTTGCACCAGAAGAGGAATGCTTTTGAGCATCTGAGGCAGGGTACTAGGAGTGTCAGGGAGTACGAGCGAGATTTTTGCCAGCTCCGCTTGTTTGCTGGTAATCATTTTGATGCAGAGGACTTGATCAGGAGGTTCTTAGATGGTATGCGAGTCGATCTCCGTGGCAGGTGCAGTATGGTTACTTACACCAGTTTGGAGGATCTGGTAGAGAAGGCTGCTGTGAAAGAGGCATGTATTGCTGAGGAGCAGAAATTTTTCAAAGAATCTCAACCTAAGTCGGGAAGGAGTTCAGAGCAACAAAAGAGAACATGGGAACAGTTAGGAGCACCTAGTTGCGACAAGTGCCATCGCCACCATTTTGGAGAGTGCGTCCAGTGTTTTACTTGTGGTAGGATGGGACACGTGTCCAAGTATTGTCGGAGTAGACCAGCCGAAGTTCAGGGTACTGGGAAGATTGCAGCTCCAGCAGCGGGACCTGGTAGTTGCTTTAATTGTGGTCAGACGGGTCATTATTTCAGAGAGTGCCCAACGAGGGAACATACTACACTTCCCCCGCCGGCTAAGCGTCCGACCATCGCCCCATGA